A genomic segment from Streptomyces antibioticus encodes:
- a CDS encoding elongation factor G has product MHLLNLGILAHVDAGKTSLTERLLHHAGVIDELGSVDAGSTRTDTLALERQRGITIKAAVVSFPVDGITVNLIDTPGHPDFIAEVERVLGVLDGAVLVVSAVEGVQAQTRVLMRTLRRLGIPTLVFVNKTDRRGARPEGVLRELSERLAVPVVAMGSVTAPGTPAAAFTPEDPAPDVLADHDDTLLAAYVDGTLTPARVRAALRAQAHRGVVHPVYAGSAATGAGVPELVAGIKELLPPAAGDPDGPLSGTVFKVERGPAGEKIAYARLFSGTLRVRDRIGADDARSKVTAVSVFADGADTRAEAVPAGRIARLWGLTDARVGDSLGTPRPGHGRFFAPPTLETVVVPGPGTDRRALHLALTRLAEQDPLIGLRHDEVRAETSVSLYGEVQKEVLQATLADEHGLAVTFRETTPLCLERPAGTGAAAEFIKKGDHPFLATVGLRVEPAPPGTGVTFGLEVELGAMPYAFFKAVEDTVRETLAQGLHGWRVTDCAVTMTHSGYWPRQSHAHQGFDKSMSSTGYDFRGLTPLVLVDALRQAGTRVHEPMHRFRLEAPADTLGALLPVLAALDAVPGTTRTEGARCVLEGVVPAARVHALEQRIPGLTRGEGEWESAFDHYAPVAGGAVPERPRTDRNPLDRKEYLLNVTGRVGG; this is encoded by the coding sequence GTGCATCTGCTCAACCTCGGGATCCTCGCGCACGTCGACGCCGGTAAGACCAGCCTGACCGAACGGCTGCTGCACCACGCCGGGGTCATCGACGAACTCGGCAGTGTCGACGCCGGCAGCACCCGGACCGACACCCTCGCGCTGGAGCGGCAGCGCGGCATCACCATCAAGGCCGCCGTCGTCTCCTTCCCGGTCGACGGCATCACCGTCAACCTCATCGACACCCCCGGCCACCCGGACTTCATCGCCGAGGTGGAGCGCGTCCTCGGCGTGCTCGACGGCGCGGTCCTGGTCGTGTCGGCCGTGGAGGGCGTCCAGGCCCAGACCCGTGTCCTGATGCGGACCCTGCGCCGGCTGGGCATCCCCACCCTGGTCTTCGTCAACAAGACCGACCGGCGCGGCGCCCGCCCGGAGGGCGTCCTGCGGGAGCTGTCCGAGCGGCTCGCGGTACCGGTCGTCGCCATGGGCTCCGTCACGGCACCCGGGACACCGGCCGCCGCCTTCACACCCGAGGACCCGGCCCCCGACGTCCTCGCCGACCACGACGACACCCTCCTCGCCGCGTACGTCGACGGCACCCTCACGCCCGCCCGGGTGCGCGCCGCCCTGCGCGCCCAGGCCCACCGGGGCGTCGTCCACCCGGTGTACGCCGGGTCCGCCGCGACCGGTGCCGGGGTGCCCGAACTCGTCGCCGGGATCAAGGAGTTGCTGCCCCCGGCCGCCGGTGACCCCGACGGCCCGCTGTCCGGCACCGTCTTCAAGGTGGAGCGCGGCCCGGCCGGCGAGAAGATCGCCTACGCCCGGCTCTTCTCCGGCACCCTGCGGGTGCGCGACCGGATCGGCGCCGACGACGCGCGGAGCAAGGTCACCGCGGTCAGCGTCTTCGCCGACGGCGCGGACACGCGCGCCGAGGCGGTGCCCGCCGGCCGGATCGCCCGCCTGTGGGGCCTGACCGACGCCCGGGTCGGCGACAGCCTCGGCACGCCCCGGCCCGGACACGGCCGCTTCTTCGCGCCGCCGACCCTGGAGACGGTCGTCGTACCGGGCCCCGGCACCGACCGCCGCGCCCTGCACCTGGCCCTGACCCGGCTCGCCGAACAGGATCCGCTGATCGGCCTGCGCCACGACGAGGTCCGCGCCGAGACGTCCGTGTCGCTCTACGGCGAGGTGCAGAAGGAGGTCCTCCAGGCGACCCTGGCCGACGAGCACGGTCTCGCGGTCACCTTCCGGGAGACGACACCGCTCTGTCTGGAGCGCCCGGCCGGGACCGGGGCGGCCGCCGAGTTCATCAAGAAGGGCGATCACCCCTTCCTCGCCACCGTCGGTCTGCGGGTGGAGCCCGCGCCGCCCGGCACCGGGGTGACCTTCGGCCTGGAGGTGGAGCTGGGCGCGATGCCGTACGCGTTCTTCAAGGCGGTCGAGGACACCGTGCGCGAGACCCTCGCCCAGGGGCTGCACGGCTGGCGGGTCACCGACTGCGCGGTCACCATGACCCACTCGGGCTACTGGCCCCGGCAGAGCCACGCCCACCAGGGCTTCGACAAGAGCATGTCCAGCACCGGCTACGACTTCCGCGGTCTGACCCCGCTGGTCCTCGTCGACGCGCTGCGCCAAGCGGGCACCCGGGTGCACGAGCCGATGCACCGCTTCCGGCTGGAGGCCCCCGCGGACACGCTCGGCGCGCTGCTGCCGGTGCTGGCCGCGCTGGACGCCGTACCGGGCACGACCCGGACCGAGGGGGCGCGGTGTGTGCTGGAGGGGGTGGTGCCGGCCGCGCGGGTGCACGCGCTGGAGCAGCGGATCCCCGGACTGACGCGGGGCGAGGGGGAGTGGGAGAGCGCCTTCGACCACTACGCGCCGGTGGCGGGCGGCGCGGTGCCGGAACGGCCGCGCACGGACCGCAATCCGCTGGACCGCAAGGAGTACCTGCTGAACGTGACGGGCCGGGTGGGCGGTTGA
- a CDS encoding cellulase family glycosylhydrolase, with protein MPNIRARLLAVLVVLCGLCGFLTAAGTPAAGAAALPDSLPFDGTALTVANGRFVDGHGREAVLRGYNVSGETKLDENKGLPFASVADARKSATALRALGGGNSARFLLSWAYAEPVRGQIDTAYLAAATDQIRAFLDAGVRVHPDFHQDLYSRYLFNSGSWYTGDGAPKWAVELGGYPRESCGICFFWGQNITQNGAVKAAQYDFWHNAHGLQDSFLTMAERTMTYIRQHLTAEQFAGVLGFDPYNEPYAGTYDSGQTSRTWERDLLWPFYVRFRARMDAAGWQDKPALVEPNLFWNANITSQRQEGGLLDAGTLGSRYVLSTHFYDQKAISAILMPGKAADGQYVTDFGALRDRVSAAGTAALVSEFGHPLSGLVSDKAPTVLKAMYQALDSRVKGASWWTTPAASGPVLSGAQWQWDIYHGRHHELMNGNPDKVLTAGDAWNDEDLSAVRLDDNGTVTLRQDARLLDRIYPSATSGTALAFTYEDRSRDGSTTLTWNPVPAALPNVAALVGSGQYGLLVWRSGTGTAPTELHLPASFPTSTTTVVSDLGTAHGPPAYTPTTPIATAPEPGGTGSRRLLLTTTGQGTVHYALITNGATAPSATLLAAARTELASWVGQKFA; from the coding sequence ATGCCGAATATCCGAGCACGTCTGCTCGCTGTTCTGGTGGTCCTCTGCGGACTCTGCGGCTTCCTCACGGCGGCGGGCACCCCCGCCGCCGGTGCCGCCGCCCTCCCCGACTCCCTGCCGTTCGACGGCACGGCGCTCACCGTCGCGAACGGCCGCTTCGTCGACGGGCACGGCCGCGAGGCCGTCCTGCGCGGCTACAACGTCTCCGGCGAGACCAAACTCGACGAGAACAAGGGCCTGCCCTTCGCCTCGGTCGCCGACGCCAGGAAGTCGGCGACCGCCCTGCGTGCCCTCGGCGGCGGCAACTCCGCCCGCTTCCTGCTCTCCTGGGCCTACGCCGAGCCGGTGCGCGGCCAGATCGACACCGCCTATCTGGCCGCCGCCACCGACCAGATCCGCGCCTTCCTCGACGCGGGCGTCCGGGTCCACCCCGACTTCCACCAGGACCTGTACTCCCGGTACCTGTTCAACTCCGGAAGCTGGTACACCGGCGACGGCGCGCCCAAGTGGGCCGTGGAACTGGGCGGTTACCCCCGGGAGTCGTGCGGGATCTGCTTCTTCTGGGGCCAGAACATCACCCAGAACGGCGCGGTGAAGGCCGCCCAGTACGACTTCTGGCACAACGCCCACGGCCTCCAGGACTCCTTCCTCACCATGGCCGAGCGGACGATGACCTACATCCGGCAGCACCTCACCGCCGAGCAGTTCGCGGGCGTCCTCGGCTTCGACCCCTACAATGAGCCGTACGCTGGCACCTACGACTCCGGCCAGACCAGCCGTACTTGGGAACGCGATCTGCTGTGGCCCTTCTATGTGCGCTTCCGGGCCCGGATGGACGCGGCGGGCTGGCAGGACAAGCCCGCCCTGGTCGAACCCAACCTGTTCTGGAACGCCAACATCACCTCCCAGCGGCAGGAGGGCGGCCTCCTCGATGCGGGCACCCTCGGCTCCCGATACGTCCTCAGCACCCACTTCTACGACCAGAAGGCCATCTCCGCGATCCTGATGCCCGGCAAGGCGGCCGACGGCCAGTACGTCACCGACTTCGGCGCCCTGCGCGACCGCGTGTCGGCGGCCGGGACCGCGGCGCTCGTCAGCGAGTTCGGGCACCCGCTGTCCGGCCTCGTCTCCGACAAGGCGCCCACCGTGCTGAAGGCGATGTACCAGGCGCTCGACTCCCGTGTGAAGGGCGCGAGTTGGTGGACCACCCCGGCCGCCTCCGGACCGGTCCTCTCCGGTGCGCAGTGGCAGTGGGACATCTACCACGGCCGTCATCACGAGCTGATGAACGGCAACCCCGACAAGGTCCTCACCGCCGGGGACGCCTGGAACGACGAGGACCTCTCCGCCGTACGCCTGGACGACAACGGCACGGTGACGCTCCGTCAGGACGCGCGGCTGCTCGACCGGATCTACCCGAGCGCCACCTCGGGCACCGCCCTCGCCTTCACCTACGAGGACCGCTCCCGCGACGGCTCCACCACCCTCACCTGGAACCCGGTGCCCGCCGCCCTGCCCAACGTGGCCGCACTGGTCGGCTCCGGACAGTACGGGCTGCTGGTCTGGCGGTCCGGCACCGGCACGGCACCCACCGAACTGCACCTCCCCGCGTCCTTCCCAACCTCCACCACGACGGTCGTCTCCGACCTCGGCACGGCCCACGGTCCGCCGGCGTACACCCCCACCACCCCGATCGCCACGGCTCCCGAACCGGGCGGCACGGGCAGCCGACGCCTCCTGCTCACGACCACCGGCCAGGGCACCGTGCACTACGCCCTGATCACCAACGGCGCGACGGCCCCCTCGGCGACCCTGCTGGCCGCAGCCCGCACCGAACTGGCCTCCTGGGTGGGCCAGAAGTTCGCCTAG
- a CDS encoding glycosyltransferase, translating into MTAGSRGDVAPFTGLGHALVRAGHEVTLVTHGRFAPLVAGSGVAFHALPVDPRAELESVRGRGLRRSTTGAGKLLRVVRIARARVGELADEVLAAARGSEVLLVSASVGPLGRTIAEGLGLPVIELPLQPVAPTREFGPPLLGGGSFGGPANRLAGHGVEWAVDRVFAPALPALRSRLGLPPGRPRTPPAGPVLHGFSPLVVPRPRDWRPDLDITGYWWPYDGERRLPPHVREFLDAGPAPVFVGLGSATVPDPAGLSRLVVGALRRAGLRGVIQRGWSGLEADGDDMLTVGEVPHALLFPETAAVVHHCGAGTTAAGLRAGVPAVPVPVQFDESFWAHRLLTLGVAPTALPTRRLTAENLAAALTRATGDPRFRARARELGARVREEDGTGRVVEAVGRLA; encoded by the coding sequence ATCACGGCGGGCTCCCGGGGCGATGTCGCCCCCTTCACCGGACTCGGGCACGCGCTCGTGCGCGCGGGCCACGAGGTCACCCTGGTCACGCACGGACGGTTCGCGCCGCTCGTGGCGGGCTCGGGGGTGGCCTTCCACGCCCTCCCGGTCGATCCGCGCGCCGAACTGGAGTCGGTGCGCGGCCGGGGCCTGCGCCGCAGCACGACCGGCGCGGGCAAGCTGCTGCGGGTGGTGCGGATCGCCCGGGCACGGGTGGGCGAGCTGGCCGACGAGGTCCTGGCGGCGGCGCGCGGCAGCGAGGTGCTGCTGGTGTCCGCGTCGGTGGGGCCGCTCGGCCGTACGATCGCCGAGGGGCTCGGGCTCCCGGTGATCGAACTCCCGCTCCAACCGGTCGCACCCACGCGGGAGTTCGGGCCGCCGCTGCTCGGGGGCGGCTCCTTCGGCGGACCCGCCAACCGGCTCGCCGGGCATGGTGTGGAGTGGGCCGTCGACCGTGTCTTCGCCCCCGCCCTGCCGGCGCTGCGCTCCCGGCTCGGCCTGCCGCCCGGCCGCCCCCGCACCCCGCCTGCGGGACCGGTGCTGCACGGGTTCAGCCCCCTGGTCGTCCCCCGGCCCCGCGACTGGCGGCCGGACCTCGACATCACCGGCTACTGGTGGCCGTACGACGGTGAGCGCCGACTGCCGCCGCACGTACGGGAGTTCCTGGACGCGGGGCCGGCCCCGGTCTTCGTGGGCCTGGGCAGCGCGACCGTGCCGGATCCGGCGGGGCTGAGCCGGCTGGTCGTCGGGGCGCTGCGGCGGGCCGGGCTGCGCGGGGTGATCCAGCGCGGCTGGAGCGGTCTCGAGGCCGACGGCGACGACATGCTGACCGTCGGCGAGGTCCCGCACGCGCTGCTCTTCCCGGAGACGGCCGCGGTGGTCCACCACTGCGGCGCGGGCACCACGGCCGCCGGACTGCGGGCCGGGGTGCCCGCCGTGCCGGTACCGGTCCAGTTCGACGAGAGCTTCTGGGCCCACCGCCTGCTCACCCTCGGCGTGGCCCCGACCGCCCTCCCCACCCGCCGCCTCACCGCGGAGAACCTGGCGGCGGCCCTCACCCGCGCCACGGGCGACCCGCGATTCCGTGCGCGGGCCCGGGAGTTGGGCGCCCGGGTGCGCGAGGAGGACGGGACGGGCAGAGTGGTGGAGGCGGTCGGGCGGCTGGCCTGA
- a CDS encoding nuclear transport factor 2 family protein: MGTAAGSAFDSDTLRRGVEGQTANVLLSLYADDAELRVVDQNTQPSHPRVLRGRDEIAEMLEDVYSRDMSHTLEECVVQGDRAAFSESCRYADGVRVLSESMVTLRDGKIVEQTMIQAWDA, translated from the coding sequence ATGGGCACCGCCGCAGGCTCCGCCTTCGACAGCGACACCCTGCGCAGGGGCGTCGAAGGGCAGACCGCGAACGTACTGCTGTCGCTCTACGCGGACGACGCCGAACTGCGCGTCGTCGACCAGAACACCCAGCCCAGCCATCCGCGGGTGCTGCGCGGCCGGGACGAGATCGCCGAGATGCTGGAGGACGTCTACAGCCGGGACATGTCCCACACGCTGGAGGAGTGCGTCGTCCAGGGCGACCGTGCCGCGTTCAGCGAGTCGTGCCGCTACGCGGACGGGGTGCGGGTCCTCTCCGAGTCGATGGTCACCCTGCGCGACGGCAAGATCGTCGAGCAGACGATGATCCAGGCATGGGACGCGTAG